Proteins found in one Miscanthus floridulus cultivar M001 chromosome 4, ASM1932011v1, whole genome shotgun sequence genomic segment:
- the LOC136549819 gene encoding transcription factor MYB20-like — protein MGRQPCCDKVGLKKGPWTAEEDQKLVTFLLTNGQCCWRAVPKLAGLLRCGKSCRLRWTNYLRPDLKRGLLSEEEERTVIDLHAQLGNRWSKIASHLPGRTDNEIKNHWNTHIKKKLKKMGIDPVTHKPLHQPTSPPPLTQPEQDTGGSPEKEEEEKAVVVAATPSIGHDTFCTDEVLMAHLLDDIVLPPAASNSGLTTASSPDSSSSSSSLSASFAAASSSVGSSIADGEWPPQMMEWPESMWLDDVVTGPATAWEFEDPFVTYQRIALFEQDHQETWNNNGRVELF, from the exons ATGGGAAGGCAACCGTGCTGCGACAAGGTGGGGCTGAAGAAGGGCCCGTGGACAGCGGAGGAGGACCAGAAGCTCGTCACCTTCCTCCTCACCAACGGCCAGTGCTGCTGGCGCGCCGTGCCTAAGCTCGCCG GACTACTGCGGTGTGGGAAGAGCTGCCGGTTGCGGTGGACCAACTACCTCCGGCCGGACCTCAAGCGCGGGCTGctgtcggaggaggaggagaggacggtGATCGACCTGCACGCGCAGCTGGGCAACCGGTGGTCCAAGATCGCGTCGCACCTGCCGGGGAGAACGGACAACGAGATCAAAAACCACTGGAACACGCACATCAAGAAGAAGCTCAAGAAAATGGGCATCGACCCCGTCACACATAAGCCCCTCCATCAGCccacttctcctcctcctctgactcAGCCGGAGCAGGACACCGGCGGATcgccggagaaggaggaggaggagaaggccgTCGTCGTGGCAGCTACGCCAAGCATCGGGCATGACACGTTCTGCACCGACGAGGTGCTCATGGCGCACCTCCTTGACGACATCGTCTTGCCACCCGCGGCCAGTAACAGCGGTCTCACCACGGCTTCTTCTCCGGActcttcgtcctcctcctcgtccctgTCGGCCTCGTTTGCAGCGGCGTCGTCGAGCGTTGGCAGCAGCATCGCCGACGGAGAGTGGCCGCCGCAGATGATGGAGTGGCCTGAGTCCATGTGGCTGGACGACGTGGTGACCGGCCCGGCGACGGCGTGGGAGTTCGAGGACCCCTTCGTCACGTACCAGAGGATCGCTCTGTTCGAACAGGATCACCAGGAGACATGGAACAACAACGGCAGGGTCGAGCTCTTCTGA